The window AAGCACCGCCTACCCGAACCTTGAGAAAGAGATGAAGGACAAAGCATTCAGCCTCGGAAAGTCAGGCCGTGGTGCCATATCCGACGCCCTTTGGAAGAACTTCACGGACAGGGATGCGGAACTCAGGACCAGCACAGGAACCGGAATCCAGGCATTCTTCGTCGACCACAGTCTCGGAAGCGCAATAACCTCCAAGATCAGGGAGGACCTCGCTGCGATCGGAATCCCCGAGATCCGTCTTGCGGTCGCAGACCCGTACAAGGACATCTCATCCACAATGATGATCGGATTCCTCGTCGGAGGAGACGCGGAGAAAACCGCGAAGAACTATTCTGACAAGAGCATCGCTGTCCTGAACGCCATCGAGAAGAAGGTCTCTGGAATCAAGGATGCAGACAAGAAGACATACATCGGAATCACCATGTCCAACTACATCTGCCAGAACGAGTCGACCTTCGGTCAGCTTGGAGCATATGTCGCAGGTATCCCTTACTACCAGGCCAACTCAGAGTTCGCAGAGCTCTACAAAGGAACGGGTTCCACCGTCATGAGCAGTTTCGAGGCACTCTCCAACTTCGCCATCAAAGAAAAGCTCGGTGACAAGGCTGGAATCGATGTGATCTTCAGCAACCGTTCAGTTGACTTCAAGATGGGCGAGGAGAACAGAGGAGCTACGGTCATCGCCGAGTGGGAGAAATCCGTCTCCGGCGGTGCGAAAGGAAAGGCCATGGACTACTTCAAGGACCTGGACTGCTACGAACAGCTCTACTACATCAACAACCTCCTGCCTGGAGCATGCAAGCTGGCATACGCCGCGGCCTGCCTCTACCCTGGACAGTACTCGATGAGCGATGCGGACAACGTCGTGAAGGACTTCGCGAAGTTCTGCATCACCCTCAAGGATGTAGACAACAAGAACTCGGCTCTCTGCTTCGGATACACCGACTACACTGAGGCCAAGAAGGCGGCTGCCTGAACAAACAGGGGGATGATTTCCCCCTTTCTTTTTCATGACCGCGACCGTTGACATCCAGACGAAATACCACATCCTCACCATGAGGAAGGTGATGGTCCTAGCCATATCCATAGTCGGAGTCATACTGGCCGTTGGATTCTTATCCCTATCCGTATGCCCGGACATATCACTAGGCGAAGCATACGGCCTCATATGGAACCATCTGATAGGGACGGAGTACGTCCCAGGTTCACAGGACTGGTGGAATGACCGTTTCATATGGAACCGTTCCCTGCCGAGATCCGTCTGCGCGATCGTTGCCGGAATCGGATTGGCAGCATCCGGTGTAATGATGCAGTCTCTGATGAACAACCCCCTCGCCGACCCGTACAGTACCGGAATATCCTCCGGTGCCTGCTTCGGAGCCGTTGCATCTATTGTTATGGCATCGCTATTCAACGCTGCTTACGGCGACGGTACCACTATCATATTCGCATTCCTCGGAGCGATGATCCCTGCGATGATCATCATACTGATATCGTCCAGGATCCTTGTGACTCCGGCCACTCTGATCCTTCTGGGAACGGCCATATCATACTTCTTCAACTCGATGATAACGTACATGATGGTCACGACCGATGCCGACACGCTTCAGAACGCATACATCTGGCAGATCGGTACACTGGACACCGTCACATGGTCGCAGATGCCCATCATCGCATCGATATCGATCGCAGGCGCAGCGGTCGTACTGCTGCTATCAAAGAAGCTCAACCTTCTGGCGCTGGGAGACAACAGCGCGAAGACCCTCGGTCTCGACGTCGAATCGTTCAGGATCGTCTGCCTCATGGTAATGGCGGTCATGACCGCAGGGATCGTCAGTTTCACCGGTATACTAGGATTCGTCGGTCTCGTCACCCCCCATATCGTCAGATTCCTGGTGGGTTCAGACAACAAGTTCGTCACACCCATATCCATGGCCTTCGCCGCATTCCTGCTGCTGATATCGGATTATCTGTCACAGACTGTGTTCGACGTTCAAGTCGGTGCGGTCCTGGCTCTGATCGGAAGCCCGATCTTCTTCATACTCATAGTGACCCAGAGAAAAGGGAGGGGGATGTATTGATGAATACATCCGAATTTGTCTCTGGATACTTCGCCAAGAACAGGGGCAAGGTTATCGCCATCATTATCCTATGCATCTTGGCGATTGCCTGTATATTCATCACACTGGGATTCGGAGTGTATCGCATCTCCGTGCCCGATGCGATAATGGTGGTCATAGACAAACTGATGGGAAAGGATGTGAACTACCACGATGAACTCTACATCTGGGATGCACGTCTCCCCCGCGGCATCCTCGCGGTAGTGGTAGGTGCAGGCCTAGCACTATGCGGTGTCGTGATGCAGAACGTCATGCACAACCCTATGGCCGAACCGTACACGATGGGAGTGTCCTCAGGTGCGTTCTTCGGTGTGGTCATCTCTATGGTATTCAACGTCTCGATCGTACCCTGGTTCGGTGAATACGTCGCGAACATTGCCAATGCGTTCATATGCGCACTGATCCCGGTGGCGGTCATACTGCTGATAACGATGTTCAAGAAGCTGACATCGACAGCGATGATCCTGGTGGGAATCGCGTTGCTGTTCCTGTTCTCATCCATCACCCAGATGATCCTGCTGTCCGCCTCGGCCGAGACCCTAGCCCAAGCATACTCGTGGAGGGTCGGTTCTCTCTCCAACATGAGTTGGTCAGACGTAGCAGTGGTGACACCCATCGTCATACTGGTGTCCATTTTGATATTCACACTGTCCAGAAAACTGGATATGATGTACATGGGGGACCGCAACGCCCAGACCGTCGGTATTAACCCCAACGCGATACGTATCATCTCAATGACCCTGGTCTCGGTGATGACCGCGACAGTGGTCTGTTTCACAGGAACCATCGGTTTCATAGGACT of the methanogenic archaeon mixed culture ISO4-G1 genome contains:
- a CDS encoding iron ABC transporter permease protein, whose product is MTATVDIQTKYHILTMRKVMVLAISIVGVILAVGFLSLSVCPDISLGEAYGLIWNHLIGTEYVPGSQDWWNDRFIWNRSLPRSVCAIVAGIGLAASGVMMQSLMNNPLADPYSTGISSGACFGAVASIVMASLFNAAYGDGTTIIFAFLGAMIPAMIIILISSRILVTPATLILLGTAISYFFNSMITYMMVTTDADTLQNAYIWQIGTLDTVTWSQMPIIASISIAGAAVVLLLSKKLNLLALGDNSAKTLGLDVESFRIVCLMVMAVMTAGIVSFTGILGFVGLVTPHIVRFLVGSDNKFVTPISMAFAAFLLLISDYLSQTVFDVQVGAVLALIGSPIFFILIVTQRKGRGMY
- a CDS encoding iron ABC transporter permease protein, translated to MNTSEFVSGYFAKNRGKVIAIIILCILAIACIFITLGFGVYRISVPDAIMVVIDKLMGKDVNYHDELYIWDARLPRGILAVVVGAGLALCGVVMQNVMHNPMAEPYTMGVSSGAFFGVVISMVFNVSIVPWFGEYVANIANAFICALIPVAVILLITMFKKLTSTAMILVGIALLFLFSSITQMILLSASAETLAQAYSWRVGSLSNMSWSDVAVVTPIVILVSILIFTLSRKLDMMYMGDRNAQTVGINPNAIRIISMTLVSVMTATVVCFTGTIGFIGLVAPHVARMIVGSVNKYLMPFSMAFGAFFLVAADTVAKVSGANGLPVGVISSLVGGPMFVYILIKRGKKVWS